The following are from one region of the Phormidium sp. PBR-2020 genome:
- a CDS encoding PAS domain S-box protein, with amino-acid sequence MVYANIKILILTGLGVLTLILIYWHILGERRRRRQIKRELLQQTERERLVHQIAQQIRRSLDLDRVLATTVTEVKQFLQADRVLIYRLWEDGTGSAITETVSPHYPSILGQTFPEEVFPREYHQAYAEGKTRAIADIENVDIEPCLVEFVQQFGVKAKLIVPILQERREAEPAHSAAIVQPVKVLPTHEPSHPYLWGLLIVHQCHQPRQWHPWEIELMQQLSTQVAIAIQQSELHEQLQDLNIDLENRVQRRTQELAQANALLQAEILERQQTEAALRHTNQTLKSLINASPRAIFTVDLQNRIQVWNPTAERMFGWSEAELFGQPSPIMPEDLEDYQNIKSSILEGRTPPSLEIQRQTKNGTLIDIVFSAAPLRDSQQTIQGMVVVVADITEQKRQAEQVRLLQSVVLNSHDAVVITEAEPLDEPGPKILYVNEAFTRTTGYSLEEVFGKTPRLLQGPKTDRSVLDKVRVALSQWQPITAEVINYRKDGSEFWVEFSVVPVANQTGHYTHWIAVQRDVTERKQIEQALRWSEERYRSLIENALDIITILEADGRIHYISPSVQKVLGYSSEDLTNQNFFDLIHPENFPEISSILNNSKTHPEIALTVEFKCRHQDGFWLTLEAVIQKSVNGSESSQIIVTSRDITERKRVAELHSALEKEKEMNSLKTRFFSMASHEFRTPISTALAAAQILENTPQAWENPEKRSRNLQRIKSSLKNMVNLLDDILTINRAETGKLEFNPKWLDLQCLFLQIIDEICLSDDGQHTVTFYCEGVWHKIYFDEKLMRSILGNILSNALKYSPNNSQITCRLEFQPNQTLINICDQGIGIPEEDKKDLFEPFCRGKNVRKLSGTGLGLVVVKKCVDLHQGNLLISSQVNQGTTVTITLPEADIADPDEMDVADQASD; translated from the coding sequence ATGGTATATGCCAATATTAAGATTTTAATTTTGACGGGCTTAGGTGTTCTAACTCTAATCTTGATATATTGGCATATTCTTGGGGAGCGCCGCCGTCGTCGCCAGATTAAACGGGAACTGCTTCAGCAAACTGAACGGGAACGGTTAGTCCATCAAATTGCTCAACAAATTCGGCGATCGCTTGATTTGGATCGAGTTTTGGCGACGACGGTGACAGAAGTTAAACAGTTTTTACAGGCTGATCGGGTTCTAATCTATCGTCTCTGGGAAGATGGAACCGGGAGTGCGATTACGGAAACCGTTTCCCCCCACTACCCATCTATTTTAGGTCAAACCTTTCCAGAAGAGGTATTTCCTCGGGAGTATCATCAAGCCTATGCTGAGGGAAAAACTCGGGCGATCGCCGACATTGAGAACGTTGATATTGAACCCTGTTTAGTCGAGTTTGTGCAACAATTTGGGGTCAAAGCTAAATTGATTGTCCCCATTTTACAAGAGCGACGGGAAGCCGAACCGGCACATTCAGCAGCCATTGTTCAACCGGTTAAGGTTCTCCCCACTCATGAACCCAGCCATCCCTATTTGTGGGGTCTTTTGATTGTCCATCAATGCCATCAGCCCCGCCAGTGGCATCCCTGGGAAATCGAATTAATGCAGCAACTCTCCACCCAAGTGGCGATCGCCATCCAGCAATCCGAACTCCATGAACAGTTACAAGATCTAAATATAGACCTAGAAAATCGAGTTCAACGTCGCACCCAAGAACTCGCACAAGCCAACGCTCTCCTACAAGCTGAAATTCTCGAACGTCAGCAGACTGAAGCAGCATTACGGCATACCAACCAAACCCTAAAATCCCTAATCAACGCCTCACCCCGAGCTATTTTTACCGTCGATTTACAGAACCGTATTCAAGTTTGGAATCCCACAGCTGAGCGGATGTTTGGTTGGAGTGAAGCCGAGTTATTTGGTCAGCCCAGTCCCATTATGCCAGAAGACCTTGAAGACTATCAAAACATTAAAAGCAGTATTCTCGAAGGACGGACTCCCCCAAGTTTAGAGATTCAGCGACAGACCAAAAATGGCACTCTCATTGACATTGTTTTCTCAGCCGCTCCTCTCCGGGATAGCCAGCAAACCATTCAGGGTATGGTTGTGGTCGTCGCAGATATTACCGAACAAAAACGGCAAGCTGAGCAGGTTCGCTTATTGCAGTCGGTTGTTTTAAATAGTCATGATGCGGTTGTTATCACAGAAGCCGAACCCCTAGATGAACCCGGTCCCAAAATCTTATATGTCAATGAAGCCTTTACTCGCACAACAGGATATTCTTTAGAAGAAGTCTTCGGCAAAACTCCTCGACTCTTACAAGGACCTAAAACCGATCGCTCTGTTTTAGATAAGGTTAGAGTGGCTCTCAGTCAGTGGCAGCCAATAACGGCTGAAGTCATTAATTATCGAAAAGATGGCTCAGAGTTTTGGGTTGAGTTTAGTGTGGTTCCCGTCGCGAATCAAACCGGACATTATACCCATTGGATTGCCGTTCAGAGGGATGTCACTGAACGCAAACAAATCGAACAAGCCCTGCGATGGAGTGAAGAACGCTATCGATCGCTCATCGAAAATGCCCTCGATATTATCACAATCCTAGAAGCAGATGGCCGTATTCATTATATCAGTCCCTCGGTGCAAAAAGTCTTAGGGTATTCCTCGGAAGACTTAACGAATCAAAACTTTTTTGACTTGATTCATCCTGAAAACTTTCCAGAAATATCTTCTATCTTAAATAATTCTAAAACTCATCCAGAAATTGCTCTGACAGTTGAATTCAAATGTCGCCATCAAGATGGTTTTTGGCTAACCTTAGAAGCCGTAATTCAAAAATCTGTCAATGGCAGTGAATCGAGTCAAATTATTGTGACCTCTCGTGATATTACGGAGCGAAAACGAGTTGCCGAACTTCATTCGGCACTGGAAAAAGAGAAAGAGATGAACAGTCTAAAAACGCGTTTCTTTTCCATGGCATCTCATGAATTTAGAACCCCCATTAGCACGGCCTTAGCCGCCGCACAAATACTCGAAAATACTCCTCAGGCTTGGGAAAACCCAGAGAAGCGATCGCGCAACTTACAGCGTATCAAAAGCTCTCTCAAAAATATGGTGAATCTTCTCGATGATATCCTCACAATCAATCGAGCGGAAACCGGAAAATTAGAATTTAATCCCAAATGGCTAGACCTGCAATGTTTATTTCTGCAAATAATTGACGAAATTTGTCTCAGTGACGATGGACAACATACCGTTACATTTTACTGTGAAGGAGTCTGGCATAAAATCTATTTCGATGAAAAGTTAATGCGTTCTATTTTAGGAAATATCCTTTCAAATGCCCTAAAATACTCCCCAAATAATAGCCAAATCACCTGTCGCTTAGAATTTCAACCTAACCAGACCCTAATCAATATCTGTGACCAAGGTATTGGCATCCCTGAAGAGGACAAAAAAGATTTGTTTGAACCCTTTTGTCGCGGTAAAAACGTTCGCAAACTTTCCGGAACAGGCTTGGGTCTAGTCGTCGTAAAAAAATGTGTGGATTTGCACCAGGGCAATCTGTTAATTTCTAGTCAAGTAAACCAAGGAACAACCGTCACCATAACACTCCCTGAAGCAGACATCGCAGACCCAGACGAAATGGACGTAGCAGACCAAGCAAGCGACTAA
- a CDS encoding HEAT repeat domain-containing protein codes for MTLTQQLELIQTDTSVEAIAPALQALVEESRLECLGDRPPFVLTAMIRLLKHPRGAIVQRVSDALEQLGSDAVVPLLRAFEDCQDQGIQARLVQILAKIGDERALGLFVDMVGAEIANHCQGNVRRIAARGLGKILRSHPSPTQHQGAINRLIWAVQNPEDWALRYAAALSLAEIATDDTIQALKTVLQQEQEHPGSSGCDPIVQQRIERLLLA; via the coding sequence ATGACTTTAACTCAACAGCTTGAGTTAATCCAAACTGACACATCAGTCGAGGCAATCGCCCCAGCACTGCAAGCATTAGTCGAGGAGAGTCGTTTGGAATGTCTCGGCGATCGCCCTCCTTTCGTCTTGACGGCTATGATCCGACTGCTGAAGCATCCCCGAGGGGCGATCGTCCAGCGGGTGAGCGATGCCTTAGAGCAGCTCGGTTCTGATGCTGTTGTCCCCTTACTCCGAGCCTTTGAGGATTGTCAGGATCAGGGGATTCAAGCCCGACTTGTGCAAATTTTAGCGAAGATTGGCGATGAACGGGCGTTAGGCCTATTTGTGGATATGGTCGGAGCTGAGATTGCTAATCATTGTCAAGGAAATGTGCGTCGAATTGCCGCACGAGGACTGGGTAAAATTCTACGCTCTCACCCCTCTCCAACTCAGCACCAGGGGGCGATCAATAGACTGATCTGGGCCGTGCAGAATCCCGAGGATTGGGCCCTTCGCTATGCGGCGGCCCTATCCCTAGCCGAAATTGCCACCGATGACACGATTCAGGCCCTGAAAACTGTTTTACAGCAAGAGCAAGAACATCCGGGATCGAGTGGATGTGATCCCATTGTGCAACAGCGAATTGAGCGGCTGTTATTGGCCTAA
- a CDS encoding phycocyanin subunit alpha, with translation MKTPLTEAIAAADARGVYLGNTEMQAIFGRFSRATAGLQAAKAFNQNGQAWSEAAANHVYQKFPYTTQMEGPQYASTPEGKSKCVRDISHYLRTISYCCVVGGTGPLDEYVVAGVKEFNAALGLSPSWYIAALEFVRDNHGLSGDVGGEANIYLNYAINALS, from the coding sequence ATGAAAACCCCTTTAACTGAGGCGATCGCCGCCGCTGATGCTCGTGGTGTGTATCTGGGTAACACCGAAATGCAGGCGATTTTCGGTCGTTTCAGCCGCGCCACGGCTGGCTTGCAAGCTGCCAAAGCCTTTAACCAGAACGGTCAGGCTTGGTCGGAAGCTGCCGCCAACCATGTGTATCAGAAGTTTCCCTACACCACTCAAATGGAGGGACCCCAGTACGCTTCGACTCCTGAAGGCAAGTCGAAGTGTGTCCGCGACATTAGCCATTATCTACGCACCATTAGCTATTGCTGTGTTGTGGGTGGAACGGGTCCCTTGGATGAATATGTGGTGGCCGGTGTCAAGGAATTCAATGCCGCTCTCGGCTTGTCTCCGAGTTGGTATATCGCGGCTCTGGAGTTCGTTCGTGACAATCATGGCTTGTCCGGTGATGTGGGTGGAGAAGCCAACATCTACCTGAACTATGCCATTAATGCCTTGAGCTAA
- a CDS encoding DUF4346 domain-containing protein: MPQPYQPHYKPNQLICGTGTTAIVSGWTVKEAIAKHLQPQDYAVIGQLYSPTRGISVLVRNLFLNPQVRHLIIVDATREDRNAGSGRCLADFFAQGVRPGQTDSGRDCWVINSPIVGYLDQELPEGAIATLRESITCYRVEDIKSALHLVQKIAHGPTPDPWGLPQAFPESVVESALKPGQRYGHRIEGRTIAETWVKLIHRIRRTGTLRNTQHDSQWQELINLMAIVTDEPPELYFPDPNYLPVSRDFVADYIGQIQDDAVSKDGVKYTYGQRLRSWFGVDQIQQVIQQLSHNPDSARAVMSLWDARQDGQANGSPPCLNHIWTRLVDGELSLTATFRSNDMFGAWVANAMGLRALQQHLMEKIEAQSGLRLRLGPLMTVSESAHIYDDCWENADTLIEQQYPQLLKDRSFADPSGSFTLLVSGGEIVVEHLTPGSGEPVGCYVGKTARRLYQQIAADCPVLETEHALYLGTELQKAELSLKLGLKYQQDRPVLRQA, encoded by the coding sequence ATGCCCCAACCCTATCAGCCTCACTATAAGCCCAATCAACTCATCTGCGGAACGGGGACAACGGCCATTGTTAGCGGTTGGACGGTGAAAGAGGCGATCGCCAAACATCTCCAACCCCAGGACTACGCGGTTATTGGACAACTGTACAGTCCCACTCGTGGCATTAGCGTCCTGGTTCGCAATCTGTTCCTGAACCCCCAAGTTCGTCATCTCATCATTGTCGATGCTACCCGCGAAGACCGCAATGCAGGCAGTGGCCGTTGTCTGGCGGACTTCTTCGCCCAGGGGGTGCGTCCCGGACAAACTGATAGCGGCCGGGATTGCTGGGTGATTAACTCCCCCATTGTGGGCTATTTAGATCAAGAACTTCCTGAGGGGGCGATCGCAACCCTGCGGGAGTCTATCACCTGTTATCGAGTCGAGGATATCAAATCTGCCCTTCACCTCGTCCAGAAAATCGCCCATGGCCCAACCCCTGACCCCTGGGGCCTTCCCCAAGCCTTCCCCGAGTCGGTGGTGGAGTCGGCCCTGAAACCCGGCCAACGCTATGGCCATCGCATCGAGGGACGAACCATCGCCGAAACTTGGGTGAAACTGATTCACCGCATCCGTCGGACGGGAACCCTGCGCAATACTCAACATGATAGCCAGTGGCAGGAACTGATTAACCTGATGGCGATCGTCACCGACGAACCCCCTGAGTTGTATTTCCCCGATCCCAACTATCTGCCCGTCTCGCGGGACTTTGTCGCCGACTATATTGGTCAAATCCAGGATGATGCGGTGTCAAAAGACGGGGTGAAATACACCTATGGCCAGCGGTTAAGGTCTTGGTTTGGGGTTGACCAAATCCAACAGGTGATTCAGCAACTCAGCCACAATCCTGACTCGGCCCGGGCCGTGATGTCCCTGTGGGATGCCCGACAAGATGGCCAAGCCAACGGGAGTCCCCCCTGTCTCAATCATATTTGGACTCGACTTGTGGACGGAGAATTGTCTCTAACGGCTACGTTTCGCAGCAATGATATGTTTGGGGCTTGGGTGGCCAATGCGATGGGGTTACGGGCGTTGCAACAGCATCTCATGGAGAAGATTGAGGCCCAAAGCGGACTCCGATTACGCCTGGGCCCTCTGATGACGGTTAGTGAAAGTGCCCATATCTACGATGACTGCTGGGAAAATGCCGATACTCTCATCGAACAACAGTATCCGCAACTTCTGAAAGACCGCAGTTTTGCCGATCCTTCGGGGAGTTTCACTCTACTGGTGAGTGGTGGCGAGATTGTCGTGGAACATCTTACTCCCGGTAGTGGGGAACCGGTGGGCTGTTATGTGGGCAAAACGGCTAGACGACTCTATCAACAAATTGCGGCGGATTGTCCGGTGTTAGAAACAGAACACGCTCTCTATTTGGGGACGGAGTTACAAAAGGCTGAACTCTCCTTAAAATTGGGTTTGAAGTATCAACAAGATAGACCCGTTTTGAGACAAGCTTAA
- a CDS encoding phycocyanin subunit beta — translation MLDAFSKVVEQADRQGTYLSDEQVDALSAMVADSNKRLDAVNRLTANASSITANAYRGLVSDQPQVFGPGGACFHHRNQAACLRDLGFILRYVTYSMLAGDPSVMDDRCLNGLRETYQALGTPGATVALGIEKMKDAALAIANDPNGITKGDCSSLMSELAIYFDRAAAAVA, via the coding sequence ATGTTGGATGCTTTTTCCAAAGTTGTTGAGCAAGCCGATCGCCAGGGAACTTACCTGAGTGACGAGCAAGTGGATGCCTTGTCCGCCATGGTGGCTGACAGTAACAAGCGTTTGGATGCCGTGAACCGGCTCACGGCTAATGCTTCATCCATTACCGCCAATGCTTACCGGGGCTTGGTTTCAGACCAGCCGCAAGTCTTTGGTCCGGGTGGTGCGTGTTTCCATCATCGCAATCAGGCCGCTTGTCTGCGTGATTTGGGTTTCATTTTGCGCTATGTCACCTATTCGATGCTGGCGGGTGATCCCAGTGTTATGGATGATCGCTGTCTCAATGGCCTGCGGGAAACCTACCAAGCCTTGGGAACCCCCGGTGCAACAGTCGCCTTGGGAATCGAGAAAATGAAAGATGCTGCCTTGGCGATCGCCAACGATCCCAATGGCATCACCAAGGGTGATTGTAGTTCCTTGATGTCAGAATTAGCCATTTACTTTGACCGAGCGGCTGCCGCTGTTGCTTAA
- a CDS encoding response regulator transcription factor yields MRILLVEDDLPLAETLAEALSDQLYVVDLAEDGEKGWDYVKLFDYDLMLLDVMLPETDGFALCHRLRSQGYQMPVLMMTARDTITDKITGLDMGADDYIVKPIDLGELFARIRALLRRGSPITPPILEWAGVELNPSTYEAHYHQNSLRLTPKEFSLLELLLRNQRRVLSRSVILENLWKTEVCPEEHTVKVHIRSLRQKLKLAGAPNDFIETVHGIGYRLMATNT; encoded by the coding sequence ATGAGGATTCTTTTAGTTGAAGATGATCTTCCTTTAGCCGAAACCTTAGCCGAGGCTCTCAGCGATCAACTTTATGTGGTTGACTTGGCTGAGGATGGGGAAAAAGGCTGGGATTATGTCAAGCTCTTTGACTATGATCTGATGCTGTTAGATGTGATGTTGCCGGAAACTGATGGTTTTGCTCTGTGTCACCGACTGCGATCGCAGGGCTATCAAATGCCGGTGTTAATGATGACGGCCCGAGACACAATTACCGATAAAATTACTGGCTTAGATATGGGCGCTGACGACTATATCGTCAAGCCCATAGACCTCGGAGAATTATTTGCCAGAATTCGTGCTTTACTGAGACGAGGCAGTCCAATTACCCCACCCATTTTAGAATGGGCTGGGGTTGAACTCAATCCCAGTACCTATGAAGCCCATTATCATCAAAATTCCCTACGCCTCACCCCGAAAGAATTTAGCCTGCTGGAATTACTTTTACGAAATCAACGGCGAGTTCTCAGTCGCAGTGTAATTCTGGAAAATCTCTGGAAAACTGAAGTCTGCCCCGAAGAACATACTGTAAAAGTTCATATTAGAAGTTTACGGCAAAAACTTAAATTGGCTGGAGCCCCCAATGATTTCATTGAAACTGTCCATGGAATTGGCTATCGTCTCATGGCTACCAACACTTAA
- a CDS encoding phycobilisome rod-core linker polypeptide, producing the protein MTIPPLTYRPSSQNQRVQGFEVPGDEAPRIYTTDNLLGPAEMEQLIQATYRQIFHEQQMLKHHRQTQLESQLRSNQITVKDFVRGLVLSGSFRRLNYDANNNYRFVELLVQRLLGRQVYNHRETLCWSIVLSTEGLIGLVDHLINSDEYLENFGENDVPYQRRRILPQRDRGEVSFAHMARYGTDYRDKLPQPNLRALMGPGFTGPLMSSPRWSWQKNPPKVLTQIWLGLFVGGLSFIAILGLIVLTGF; encoded by the coding sequence ATGACTATTCCTCCTTTAACCTATCGTCCATCTAGCCAAAATCAACGGGTTCAGGGATTTGAAGTCCCTGGAGATGAAGCCCCTAGAATTTATACCACGGATAATTTACTTGGTCCGGCGGAGATGGAGCAACTCATTCAAGCGACCTATCGGCAGATTTTTCATGAGCAGCAGATGCTCAAACATCATCGTCAAACCCAGCTAGAATCTCAACTTCGTTCAAATCAAATTACTGTCAAAGATTTTGTTCGGGGCTTGGTCTTGTCTGGGTCATTTCGGCGCTTGAATTATGACGCAAATAACAACTACCGATTTGTTGAACTGTTGGTTCAGCGGCTTCTCGGTCGCCAAGTTTACAACCATCGGGAAACGCTCTGTTGGTCAATTGTTTTGAGTACTGAAGGACTCATTGGTTTGGTCGATCACCTTATTAATAGCGATGAATATCTAGAGAACTTTGGTGAGAACGACGTTCCCTATCAACGGCGGCGGATTTTACCGCAGCGTGACCGAGGGGAAGTCAGTTTTGCTCACATGGCTCGCTATGGAACGGATTATCGAGATAAACTGCCTCAACCCAATTTGCGGGCTTTAATGGGTCCCGGTTTTACGGGTCCGCTGATGTCTTCTCCCCGCTGGTCTTGGCAGAAAAATCCGCCCAAAGTTTTGACTCAAATTTGGCTGGGTTTATTCGTTGGCGGCTTGTCATTTATTGCGATTCTTGGTTTGATTGTCTTGACAGGATTTTAG
- a CDS encoding competence/damage-inducible protein A — MAAELICVGSELLLGDILNTNAQYIAQELAKLGIPHYYQTVVGDNPERLQDAIDIAIHRADILIFTGGLGPTPDDLTVETLADFFHVPLQERPDVLEDIEAKYAQRGRTMSPSNRKQALLPEGAEVLPNPVGSAPGIIWQIGGATIFTFPGVPSEMRAMWQETAVPTLKALGWGQQVFHSRTLKFWGIPESELAEKVSGFLNSVNPTVAPYANYGHVKLRVSARAESTEAAEALIHPIAQQIQEIAGKYYYGCDEETLATVVGQLLQQRGQTLAVAESCTGGYLGKTLTEIPGSSAYFSGGVIAYENRIKEHLLGVDGQVLATLGAVSGPVAEQMAVGVRDCCGTDWGIGITGIAGPSGGTPDKPVGLVYIGLAGPESVQHVEYRLGDTRGRDWIREISVSHALNQLRLAVSRHP, encoded by the coding sequence ATGGCGGCTGAACTAATCTGTGTCGGAAGCGAGTTACTCCTCGGCGATATCCTCAACACTAACGCCCAATATATCGCTCAAGAATTAGCAAAACTGGGGATTCCCCATTACTATCAAACCGTCGTCGGCGACAACCCTGAACGCCTACAAGATGCCATTGATATTGCCATTCATCGCGCCGATATCCTTATCTTTACTGGGGGTTTGGGCCCCACCCCCGATGACTTAACGGTAGAAACTCTGGCGGATTTTTTTCATGTCCCTTTACAAGAACGCCCTGATGTGCTAGAGGATATCGAAGCCAAATATGCCCAACGCGGGCGGACGATGTCCCCGAGTAACCGCAAACAGGCCTTACTCCCTGAGGGGGCGGAGGTCTTGCCCAATCCTGTCGGTAGTGCCCCCGGCATCATTTGGCAGATAGGCGGCGCGACTATATTCACCTTTCCGGGCGTTCCCTCGGAAATGCGGGCTATGTGGCAGGAAACAGCGGTTCCGACCCTGAAAGCCCTGGGTTGGGGTCAGCAGGTGTTCCATAGCCGCACCCTCAAGTTTTGGGGGATTCCCGAGTCGGAGTTAGCGGAAAAGGTCTCTGGCTTCCTCAACTCTGTCAATCCTACGGTGGCCCCCTATGCCAATTATGGTCATGTGAAGTTACGGGTGTCGGCCCGGGCTGAGTCCACAGAGGCGGCAGAAGCCCTCATCCATCCCATCGCCCAGCAAATTCAGGAGATTGCTGGCAAATACTACTATGGCTGCGATGAGGAGACTCTGGCGACGGTGGTTGGGCAACTCCTACAACAACGGGGACAGACTCTGGCGGTGGCTGAATCCTGTACTGGGGGCTATTTAGGCAAAACTTTAACGGAGATTCCGGGGAGTTCTGCTTATTTTTCAGGTGGGGTGATTGCTTATGAGAACCGGATTAAGGAACATCTGTTAGGGGTGGATGGCCAGGTTCTGGCAACCCTGGGGGCTGTGTCGGGACCGGTGGCGGAACAGATGGCGGTGGGGGTTCGCGACTGTTGTGGCACAGATTGGGGCATTGGCATTACTGGCATTGCTGGCCCCTCCGGTGGCACCCCAGACAAGCCGGTGGGATTGGTCTATATTGGCTTAGCGGGCCCTGAGTCGGTGCAACATGTTGAGTATCGTCTCGGGGATACGCGGGGACGGGATTGGATTCGTGAGATTAGCGTCAGTCATGCCCTGAATCAACTTCGTTTGGCGGTGAGTCGTCATCCTTAG
- a CDS encoding phycobilisome rod-core linker polypeptide, protein MSLTALRLGIGDVLGEKVELRQNWTEDDLQSVFRTAYTQVFGREGLTLSEEFSNIEALLRNGKINVRQFIECLGKSEAYKERFFSSTPQVRFIELNYKHFLGRAPYDQSEIAYHVDLYAKEGYQVEIESYFASPEYQAAFGDSTVPYHRGFQSIPGMKQVGFNRLFELYRGHGSSDNAQGVKASRLEQQVATNQSNNIVRPGSSLFSKSAQGVAPVQGDSRVFLVESIEGGSQTAVRVRRSRAVCTVPFEQLSARYQEIHKRGGRIVRIQPL, encoded by the coding sequence ATGAGTTTAACAGCATTGCGTCTGGGAATTGGCGACGTTTTGGGTGAAAAAGTGGAGTTGCGTCAGAATTGGACTGAAGATGATTTACAGTCCGTCTTTCGCACCGCTTACACTCAAGTCTTTGGACGAGAAGGACTCACGTTGAGCGAGGAGTTTTCTAATATAGAAGCTCTACTGCGCAATGGCAAAATCAATGTGCGACAATTCATCGAATGTTTAGGTAAATCTGAGGCGTACAAAGAACGGTTTTTTTCCAGTACCCCTCAAGTACGATTCATTGAATTGAACTACAAGCATTTCTTGGGGCGTGCTCCCTATGATCAATCGGAAATTGCTTATCATGTTGATCTCTATGCCAAAGAGGGCTATCAAGTCGAGATTGAGTCCTATTTTGCCAGCCCAGAATATCAAGCGGCTTTTGGAGATTCGACTGTTCCCTACCATCGGGGATTTCAGTCAATTCCAGGAATGAAACAGGTGGGCTTTAATCGCTTGTTTGAGTTGTATCGGGGTCATGGAAGCAGTGACAATGCCCAAGGGGTTAAGGCCTCGCGTTTAGAGCAACAGGTGGCCACGAATCAGTCGAATAACATTGTTCGGCCTGGGTCTTCCTTATTCTCTAAGTCAGCTCAGGGAGTCGCCCCAGTTCAAGGAGATAGCCGTGTCTTCTTAGTCGAATCGATTGAAGGAGGGAGTCAGACTGCTGTCAGAGTCCGGCGAAGTCGGGCGGTTTGTACGGTTCCCTTTGAACAACTCTCCGCTCGCTATCAAGAGATTCACAAACGCGGCGGCCGGATTGTTCGCATACAACCCCTGTAA
- a CDS encoding HEAT repeat domain-containing protein, whose amino-acid sequence MTLASSVKPIFSAETALAALGEDDQQIRYYATWWLGKHQVQSAGISLCELLKDEDYRTVQGGYPLRRQAARALGQLKQVETVPALITALDCQDDLQLREAVIQALAAIGDRHAIVPLLRLLHSKKPQPYEALIEALGEFQVSEAWSDVVPFLEHSSERIQCAAARYCYQISQEKRYLTRIIDNLNHENSYVRWAAVFDLGAIGHLAAAEAILEAQIANSLKLLNLKRILESVLKSDRPDEEKQMASETLFEAIDQLLWQL is encoded by the coding sequence ATGACTCTAGCAAGCTCAGTTAAACCAATTTTCTCTGCTGAAACGGCTCTCGCTGCTCTTGGGGAAGATGATCAGCAAATTCGCTATTATGCGACCTGGTGGTTAGGAAAACATCAGGTGCAATCGGCGGGGATATCGCTGTGTGAGTTGCTCAAAGATGAGGACTATCGTACGGTTCAAGGGGGCTATCCCCTACGACGACAAGCGGCTCGGGCGTTGGGACAACTCAAGCAAGTCGAGACAGTTCCAGCCCTGATTACGGCCCTGGATTGTCAGGACGATCTGCAACTTCGGGAGGCGGTGATTCAAGCCCTAGCTGCGATTGGCGATCGCCATGCAATCGTACCCTTATTAAGGTTACTTCATTCAAAGAAACCTCAACCCTATGAAGCTTTAATTGAAGCCTTGGGCGAGTTCCAGGTTTCGGAGGCTTGGTCGGATGTGGTTCCCTTTCTGGAGCATTCATCGGAGCGTATTCAATGTGCTGCCGCTCGCTATTGTTATCAAATTAGTCAAGAAAAACGTTACTTGACGCGGATTATTGATAACCTTAATCATGAGAATTCTTATGTGCGATGGGCGGCGGTGTTTGATTTAGGGGCGATCGGGCATCTGGCGGCCGCTGAGGCGATTCTTGAGGCTCAGATTGCTAACAGTCTCAAGTTATTGAATCTTAAACGGATTTTAGAGTCGGTGTTAAAGAGCGATCGCCCGGATGAGGAGAAACAGATGGCTTCGGAAACCCTGTTTGAAGCCATCGATCAGTTACTCTGGCAACTGTAA